A genomic segment from Rickettsia endosymbiont of Lasioglossum villosulum encodes:
- a CDS encoding glycosyltransferase: MKILLLTDIPPCDNYTAGLVLKPLVKFLPLDQIVICTVSHSSLEFKIPEELDKIPHLKLFKPSESVTRFKGKKIKTLISYGIELLRALKVKYFLLPKIINFAKKHKVDTIWIILQGQTIVRLARPLAKKLSVPLYTQVWDHFEWWLRSHYIDKYTSKRLLEEFDEVLKYSTCCATASWGMSKEYEAKYNIPTIPIIASLPKELVKPPATASHEDRDVFIIAIAGQLYAQDAWMSFINALNEANWIIGEKRILVRIIGRSEVSTQKSENFEYLGWRLQEEAITLLSDSDLLYLPYWFSEEFYKESSTSFPGKLVTYFAAGRPVFCHAPDYSSPSKYIANNNAGYLCNSLDTAKILNILEKAVTDTSSYNIFTKNGYNCFLQDFTLERMKENFFKFLNMKGSK; encoded by the coding sequence ATGAAGATTTTACTTTTAACTGATATACCTCCTTGTGATAATTATACTGCAGGGTTGGTATTAAAACCTTTAGTAAAATTTCTACCTTTAGATCAAATTGTTATATGTACAGTTTCACATTCGTCTTTAGAATTTAAAATACCAGAAGAATTAGATAAGATTCCTCATTTAAAATTATTCAAACCTAGCGAATCAGTTACAAGATTTAAAGGAAAGAAAATAAAAACTTTAATTTCTTATGGTATTGAGCTACTTCGTGCCTTAAAAGTAAAATATTTTTTACTTCCTAAGATTATTAATTTTGCCAAAAAACATAAAGTTGATACTATATGGATTATATTGCAAGGTCAAACTATAGTTAGGCTAGCACGTCCTTTAGCTAAAAAACTCTCAGTTCCTTTATATACGCAGGTATGGGATCATTTTGAATGGTGGTTACGCAGTCATTATATTGATAAATATACCAGCAAAAGACTCTTAGAAGAATTTGATGAAGTACTCAAATATAGTACTTGTTGTGCTACCGCCTCTTGGGGGATGTCTAAGGAGTATGAAGCTAAATATAATATACCAACTATACCGATAATTGCTAGTTTACCTAAAGAATTAGTTAAACCTCCTGCTACTGCTTCACATGAAGATAGAGATGTTTTTATAATTGCAATAGCAGGGCAGTTATATGCTCAAGATGCATGGATGAGTTTTATTAATGCGTTAAATGAGGCTAATTGGATAATAGGGGAAAAGCGTATTTTAGTCCGTATTATTGGACGTTCTGAAGTTTCTACACAAAAATCGGAAAATTTTGAATATTTAGGATGGCGTCTGCAAGAGGAAGCTATCACTTTATTATCAGATTCAGATCTTTTATATCTTCCATATTGGTTTTCAGAAGAATTTTATAAAGAATCATCTACTAGTTTTCCAGGAAAATTAGTTACATATTTTGCAGCCGGTAGACCAGTTTTTTGTCATGCTCCTGACTATTCCTCCCCAAGTAAATATATAGCAAACAATAATGCAGGGTATTTATGTAATTCATTAGATACGGCAAAAATATTAAATATTTTAGAAAAAGCTGTAACTGATACTAGTTCTTATAATATTTTTACTAAAAATGGATATAATTGCTTCTTACAAGATTTTACATTAGAGCGTATGAAAGAAAATTTTTTTAAATTTTTAAATATGAAAGGTAGTAAATGA
- a CDS encoding alpha/beta hydrolase, producing the protein MHKLYTRTQDKFVVYNNYRIVNTNIPPVTFLHGLMSGMHSSKALYLIDYCKKNNYNFTIFDNFGHGYATGQFTDQTISSWLEGVTLVLDELIDDQAIIVGSSMGGWLALLAALKFPNKVKGLICLAPAADFTEDIWHNLSPTDQSRIQKESVLEISGRSCEHRYPISYKLIEDARKHLLLTKNKIDINIPVHLIHGMLDEDVPYDISLKLLEKITSKQIILKLVKDAKHNLSREEDLKVMTNSLEELIHVIASDYKERDNLVKQDS; encoded by the coding sequence ATGCACAAGCTTTATACTAGAACACAAGACAAATTTGTTGTCTATAATAATTATAGAATTGTTAATACAAATATTCCACCTGTAACTTTTTTACACGGCTTAATGTCAGGTATGCATTCATCTAAAGCTCTCTATTTAATAGATTATTGTAAAAAAAACAATTATAATTTTACTATTTTTGATAATTTTGGTCACGGTTATGCTACAGGACAATTTACAGATCAAACTATTAGTAGTTGGTTAGAAGGAGTAACTCTAGTTTTAGATGAATTAATTGATGATCAAGCCATAATAGTCGGCTCAAGCATGGGAGGATGGCTTGCACTTCTTGCAGCTTTAAAGTTTCCAAATAAAGTTAAAGGACTTATCTGTTTAGCCCCTGCGGCTGATTTTACGGAAGATATTTGGCACAATCTATCGCCAACAGATCAATCTAGAATACAAAAAGAAAGTGTGCTAGAAATATCAGGTAGAAGTTGTGAACATAGATATCCTATTAGCTATAAATTAATAGAAGATGCAAGAAAGCATTTACTATTGACAAAGAACAAAATTGATATAAATATTCCGGTACATTTAATCCATGGCATGTTAGATGAAGATGTACCTTATGATATTTCTCTTAAGCTGTTAGAAAAAATAACAAGTAAACAGATAATACTGAAATTAGTTAAAGATGCAAAACATAACCTATCTAGAGAAGAGGACTTAAAGGTTATGACAAATTCTTTAGAGGAATTGATCCATGTCATTGCGAGCGACTATAAGGAGCGTGACAATCTCGTAAAGCAGGACTCCTGA
- a CDS encoding DUF2608 domain-containing protein: MFSKINKIHDFKEVIKAIEKADGTYLVLFDVDEVIVMDSDESRLTHDYRKILVNDIEKRLSRKECELLMSVVLKDRKARFVNDDILTIFALLKEKNIPAMGLTKLPTGKFGVIEDMIEWRVRELTSLKLNLQELSPLNDEVVIKDFNAGYGDPILKDGIIYTAEYDKGAVLEYVLQKTNYSPKSIIFIDDIEENLLSLQKTCSKLKINYQGFEFMGSAIVPEPDLNEQLEKIRFEILEKEYKWLTDHELKKLNK; this comes from the coding sequence ATGTTTAGTAAAATAAATAAAATTCACGATTTTAAAGAAGTTATAAAAGCAATAGAAAAAGCAGATGGAACTTATCTAGTGCTTTTTGATGTTGATGAAGTAATAGTGATGGATTCAGATGAATCTAGATTAACGCATGATTACCGCAAAATATTAGTAAATGACATTGAAAAAAGGCTCTCTCGTAAAGAATGCGAATTATTAATGAGCGTAGTTCTAAAGGACCGCAAAGCTAGGTTTGTGAATGACGATATTTTAACCATATTTGCTTTACTTAAAGAAAAAAATATTCCAGCAATGGGTCTTACAAAGCTTCCTACCGGTAAATTTGGCGTAATTGAAGATATGATAGAGTGGAGAGTACGAGAACTAACTTCATTAAAATTGAATCTTCAAGAATTATCACCTTTAAATGACGAAGTAGTAATAAAAGATTTTAATGCCGGTTATGGTGATCCTATTTTAAAAGATGGGATAATTTACACCGCAGAATATGATAAGGGAGCTGTGCTTGAATATGTGTTGCAAAAAACAAATTATTCTCCGAAATCAATAATATTTATAGATGATATAGAAGAAAATTTATTATCATTACAAAAGACATGTAGTAAACTAAAAATTAATTACCAAGGATTTGAGTTTATGGGTTCTGCAATAGTTCCTGAACCTGATCTTAACGAACAACTAGAAAAAATTAGATTTGAGATTCTAGAAAAAGAATATAAATGGTTAACGGATCACGAACTTAAAAAATTAAATAAATAA
- a CDS encoding glycosyltransferase family 4 protein — protein sequence MPSLNSSKRYNKYTILQVVPALVSGGVERGTIEVAKYLKVLGHTPIIISAGGALVKELDNEDILHIQMNSSSKNPFVILSNARLIAEIIKKYKVDIVHTRSRAPAWSSYLAAKWTNTKFLTTFHGIYNAPNDLKKYYNSIMLKGEKVIAVSNFVKQHLLKNYNVDESKIVVIERGVNCDYFDPANLTPERLKKCRDKYDAPDNVPIISMPSRMTNWKGHLVLVEALSKLKHRNFYCLMVGDLSRHPSFTNRVKELIANLKLQNKIQIFGNDSDIINLYGISDIIVSASIEPEAFGRTIIEGQAMEKLVIATNIGGATETINDNVTGFHVKPNDAEDLAQKIDHCLSILNTEEAKKIQTAARHTVINDFSLDLMLRKNLEVYKEVLKNSHNSKTMP from the coding sequence ATGCCTTCATTAAATTCAAGTAAACGATACAATAAATATACTATTTTGCAAGTAGTTCCTGCTTTAGTTTCAGGAGGAGTTGAGAGAGGGACTATAGAAGTTGCAAAATATCTTAAAGTTCTTGGTCATACTCCGATTATAATTTCAGCTGGCGGTGCTTTAGTTAAAGAGTTAGATAATGAGGATATACTACATATTCAAATGAATAGTAGTAGTAAAAACCCTTTTGTAATTCTAAGTAATGCTAGGTTAATAGCTGAAATAATCAAAAAATATAAGGTTGATATAGTTCATACAAGGTCAAGAGCTCCGGCATGGAGTTCATATCTAGCAGCAAAATGGACGAATACTAAGTTTTTAACAACCTTTCATGGTATTTATAACGCTCCTAATGATTTAAAGAAATATTATAATAGTATAATGTTAAAGGGAGAGAAAGTTATTGCCGTATCCAATTTTGTGAAGCAGCATTTACTTAAAAATTATAATGTTGATGAAAGTAAAATAGTGGTAATTGAGCGTGGTGTAAATTGTGATTATTTCGATCCAGCAAATTTAACACCAGAAAGGCTTAAAAAATGTCGTGATAAATATGATGCTCCAGATAATGTACCAATAATATCAATGCCCTCGAGAATGACTAACTGGAAAGGGCATCTTGTTTTAGTAGAGGCATTAAGCAAATTAAAGCACAGAAACTTTTATTGTTTAATGGTCGGTGATTTATCAAGACATCCTAGTTTTACTAATAGAGTAAAAGAACTTATCGCAAATTTAAAACTTCAAAATAAAATTCAAATTTTTGGTAATGATTCTGATATCATAAATCTATATGGTATTTCTGACATTATTGTTTCTGCTTCGATTGAGCCTGAAGCCTTTGGGCGTACTATCATTGAAGGGCAGGCGATGGAAAAGCTTGTTATTGCCACTAATATTGGTGGAGCTACTGAAACAATAAATGATAATGTAACAGGTTTTCACGTAAAGCCGAATGATGCTGAAGATTTAGCTCAAAAAATTGATCATTGCTTATCTATTCTAAATACTGAAGAAGCTAAGAAAATTCAAACTGCCGCAAGACATACTGTAATTAATGACTTCTCTCTTGATTTAATGCTCCGAAAAAATCTTGAAGTTTATAAAGAAGTTTTAAAAAACTCCCATAATTCAAAAACGATGCCATAA
- a CDS encoding glycosyltransferase family 2 protein has translation MKNTYFPLVSIIIPVYNGANYMREAIDSALAQTYKNIEIIVVNDGSKDNGKTEEIALSYGDQIRYFSKENGGCASALNVGIKNIKGEYFSWLSHDDLYYPSKIEHQINILNKLDNKDTIIYGGYELIDEKSRSLRFIKPDEKYPKEKLNISLFALLRGLAYGCTLLIPTIYFQKIGLFDESLKHTQDYDLFFKIFRIATIHFDSQILVKCRQHPNQSSRIVPNQLEECEVLWTGFLKELTEQEMLTMGGGSIAAFLFDTINFLKYSTPYKKSEQLALEMVNKYLNNTKVTVIIPLYNRINWTIEAIESVLIQTHRNFEVLVIDDGSTDDVSKLIETCKKDERIQYFRRENKGVSSARNFGIEKATGEYIAFLDSDDLFMPDKIETQLRYMAENDKSFSHTSYQKVDEQLKYLSSEDSGTFSGQCFPQIINYCPIAVPTVMAKTSVFRQNLFPENIRNGEDFCVWISIASKDLIGGINKELSQVRITSTNTLSNPRKHAESLINTASYIISHPYLNKYSSLTVGLLSKAITKLKSLKEDDVTKSDSSGIKKILLGFSNIPSLIRLAIYSIKYNGMHATISRISIWLKRSRSK, from the coding sequence ATGAAAAATACATATTTCCCGTTAGTTTCCATTATTATTCCGGTATATAATGGGGCAAATTATATGCGTGAAGCAATAGATAGTGCTTTAGCTCAAACATATAAAAATATTGAAATTATAGTCGTTAATGATGGCTCAAAAGATAATGGGAAAACGGAAGAAATAGCATTATCATATGGTGATCAAATACGTTATTTTTCTAAAGAAAATGGTGGATGTGCTTCGGCTTTAAATGTCGGCATAAAAAATATAAAAGGTGAGTATTTTTCTTGGCTTAGTCATGATGATCTATATTATCCTAGTAAAATTGAACATCAAATTAATATATTAAATAAATTAGATAACAAAGATACCATAATTTATGGTGGTTATGAGCTAATTGATGAAAAATCCCGTTCTTTACGTTTTATAAAACCTGATGAGAAATATCCAAAAGAAAAATTAAATATATCATTATTTGCTCTTTTACGTGGATTAGCATATGGTTGTACTTTATTAATACCGACTATATATTTTCAAAAAATTGGGTTATTTGATGAGTCACTAAAACATACTCAGGATTATGATTTATTTTTTAAGATTTTTCGAATAGCAACAATTCATTTCGATTCTCAAATTCTTGTAAAATGTCGTCAACATCCAAATCAAAGTAGTCGTATCGTTCCTAACCAGTTAGAAGAATGTGAAGTGTTATGGACGGGTTTTTTAAAAGAATTAACAGAGCAAGAAATGCTGACCATGGGTGGTGGCTCAATAGCAGCGTTTCTATTCGATACTATAAATTTTTTAAAATACAGTACTCCCTATAAAAAATCAGAACAATTAGCTTTAGAGATGGTAAATAAATATTTAAATAATACAAAAGTTACCGTGATTATTCCTCTATATAATAGAATAAATTGGACTATAGAGGCTATAGAAAGTGTGCTTATTCAAACTCATAGAAATTTTGAAGTGCTAGTAATAGATGATGGATCAACTGATGATGTATCAAAATTGATTGAAACCTGTAAAAAAGATGAAAGAATACAATATTTTCGTAGAGAAAATAAAGGCGTTAGTTCAGCTCGTAATTTTGGAATTGAAAAAGCTACCGGAGAATATATTGCTTTTCTTGATTCGGATGATTTATTTATGCCGGATAAAATAGAAACTCAATTAAGGTATATGGCAGAAAATGATAAATCATTTTCTCATACTTCTTATCAAAAAGTAGATGAGCAACTAAAATATCTTTCTTCTGAGGATTCAGGTACTTTTTCTGGACAATGTTTTCCCCAGATTATTAATTACTGTCCAATAGCAGTGCCGACAGTTATGGCTAAAACTTCTGTATTTAGACAAAATTTATTTCCTGAAAATATTAGAAATGGTGAAGATTTTTGTGTATGGATTTCTATTGCAAGTAAGGATCTGATAGGTGGTATTAATAAAGAATTATCACAAGTAAGAATAACTAGTACTAATACTTTGTCAAATCCTAGAAAACATGCAGAAAGTTTAATAAACACAGCATCTTATATTATTAGTCATCCTTATTTAAATAAATATAGCTCCCTAACTGTTGGTTTATTATCAAAAGCTATAACCAAATTAAAATCATTAAAAGAAGATGATGTTACAAAGAGCGACTCTAGTGGTATAAAAAAAATACTATTAGGTTTTTCTAATATACCAAGTTTAATTAGGTTAGCCATTTATTCTATAAAATATAATGGAATGCATGCAACTATATCTAGAATAAGTATATGGCTTAAAAGAAGCAGATCTAAGTAA
- a CDS encoding acyltransferase, which translates to MTMKIDNNRIVWVDLVKTLAIVMVVLLHSIAPSFYKYSSIPFSKSFILSNFIDSFCRVAVPLFILTSGFLALKGNISIEKLWYKIKRLLIPLIFWSTLYKYWISYNTSETFNIFSALNSIFRKPAMYHLGFVYYMLGVYLLFPILALIVNEMLKSKKFACYFLVLWFAINSVNYYYLFSIIKWMAINNFFSYSGYAVLGAYLIRKNIGLKFSRYYWLILYLLVSSVTFIITWILNVNSVNPDEKAYWYLSPNVVIAAIGMFLALQNINIPVKYNILLKCISENCFVIFFLHVWILVKLESKMISFSSFNPTNYPIFGSIVLAVITFIASLLISIVIRKIPHSQKLVG; encoded by the coding sequence ATGACGATGAAAATAGATAATAACCGTATTGTTTGGGTAGATTTAGTAAAAACTCTAGCTATTGTTATGGTGGTATTACTTCATTCTATAGCTCCATCATTCTATAAATATTCATCTATCCCTTTTTCTAAAAGTTTTATTTTATCTAATTTTATTGATTCTTTTTGTAGAGTAGCTGTTCCTTTATTTATATTAACTTCAGGTTTTTTAGCACTTAAAGGTAATATATCTATAGAAAAATTATGGTATAAAATCAAAAGATTATTAATTCCATTAATATTTTGGAGCACCTTATATAAATATTGGATTTCTTATAATACTAGCGAGACATTTAATATTTTTTCTGCGTTAAATAGTATCTTTCGTAAGCCTGCAATGTATCATTTAGGCTTTGTTTATTATATGCTTGGAGTTTATTTACTATTTCCAATTCTTGCTTTAATTGTTAACGAAATGCTTAAAAGTAAAAAATTTGCTTGTTATTTTCTAGTATTATGGTTTGCAATTAATTCTGTTAATTACTATTATTTATTTTCGATAATAAAGTGGATGGCAATTAATAATTTTTTTAGTTATTCTGGTTATGCAGTTTTAGGGGCGTATTTAATAAGGAAAAATATTGGGTTAAAGTTTTCTCGCTATTATTGGTTAATTTTATATTTGCTAGTAAGTAGTGTTACGTTTATTATAACTTGGATTTTAAATGTAAATTCTGTTAATCCTGATGAGAAAGCTTATTGGTATTTATCTCCGAACGTTGTTATAGCAGCTATAGGGATGTTTTTAGCATTGCAAAATATTAATATACCAGTAAAGTATAATATATTACTAAAATGTATTTCTGAGAATTGTTTTGTTATTTTCTTTTTGCATGTATGGATATTAGTTAAATTAGAAAGTAAAATGATAAGTTTCTCGAGCTTTAATCCAACAAACTATCCAATATTTGGTAGTATAGTTTTAGCAGTTATTACTTTTATAGCTAGTTTGCTAATTAGTATAGTAATTAGAAAAATTCCTCATTCTCAAAAATTAGTTGGATGA
- a CDS encoding glycosyltransferase family 4 protein — translation MKILQVNGYESPGSRFHGLAITPLLKEYGIDSKHLIWKRDTNNPEVLSFSKKDHIINNFLYVAENILSLQSILYRNALQMIKMPEFQEADLIHLHIIHSRFFSINHLPEITRLKPTVWTLHDPWAMTGRCVYPMGCTGWEKNCGVCPDLKTPFPMRVDNSRSLFDNKRKIYEKSNFNLIVASKWMKNMVDTSPLFDKEVKVHHLPFGLDLKFFSPDHTKKARECFNISDDKIVICFRSEDTPFKGYRYIMDALEKLETTKSICLLTVGRHNLLERFRGRFEIIEHGWTNDDVLLRDVVAASDIFLMPSVAEAFGVMAIEAMACGKPIIVFDETSLPEVTFAPDIGISVPMRDSNALSNAIKHLVDSREERLERGSKGRKAAELHYNQDMHIKNLVDIYKEALNK, via the coding sequence ATGAAGATATTACAAGTAAATGGTTATGAATCACCAGGAAGTCGTTTTCATGGTTTAGCTATTACACCTCTTTTAAAAGAATATGGCATAGATTCCAAACATCTGATTTGGAAAAGAGATACCAATAACCCTGAGGTGTTATCTTTTAGCAAAAAAGATCATATAATAAATAACTTTTTGTATGTAGCAGAAAATATTTTATCGTTGCAATCAATTTTATATCGTAATGCTTTACAAATGATAAAGATGCCTGAGTTTCAAGAAGCTGATCTTATACATCTTCATATTATTCATTCTCGGTTTTTTAGCATAAATCACCTACCTGAAATAACTAGGTTAAAACCAACAGTTTGGACTTTGCACGATCCTTGGGCAATGACAGGACGTTGCGTTTATCCAATGGGTTGCACTGGATGGGAAAAAAATTGTGGTGTTTGCCCTGACCTTAAAACCCCATTTCCAATGAGAGTAGATAATAGTAGATCTTTATTTGATAACAAACGAAAAATCTATGAAAAATCCAATTTTAATTTAATTGTAGCATCAAAATGGATGAAGAATATGGTTGATACTTCACCTTTATTTGATAAAGAAGTTAAGGTTCATCATTTACCTTTCGGTTTGGATTTAAAATTTTTCTCTCCTGATCATACTAAAAAAGCAAGAGAGTGTTTTAATATTAGCGATGATAAGATAGTGATTTGTTTCCGCTCGGAAGATACTCCTTTTAAGGGTTACCGCTATATTATGGATGCGTTAGAAAAGTTGGAAACTACAAAATCTATATGTCTATTAACAGTTGGTAGACATAATTTGTTAGAACGATTTAGAGGAAGATTTGAAATAATAGAACATGGCTGGACTAATGATGATGTTTTACTCCGAGATGTTGTAGCTGCTTCTGATATTTTCTTGATGCCCTCCGTTGCAGAAGCATTCGGCGTTATGGCAATAGAAGCAATGGCATGCGGTAAGCCAATAATAGTTTTTGATGAAACATCATTACCTGAGGTAACTTTTGCCCCTGACATTGGTATTTCTGTTCCAATGCGTGATAGTAACGCTTTATCAAATGCAATAAAACATTTAGTTGACAGTCGAGAAGAGCGTTTAGAACGAGGTAGTAAAGGAAGAAAGGCAGCTGAGTTACACTATAATCAAGATATGCATATAAAAAATTTAGTAGATATTTATAAGGAAGCTCTGAATAAATGA
- the yajC gene encoding preprotein translocase subunit YajC gives MSTNGQDSNANNNDTIEIQETEVVPVETTNSLQSGLTSLIPMVLIFAVFYFLLLRPQEKRRKEREKLVSEVKKGEEVLTNSGIYGIVTKVSESEPNIEVEIAKDVRIKVLKSAIVDITSRSKDVAVKKEDSKNNKKDKKVSGAKSS, from the coding sequence ATGTCGACAAATGGGCAAGACAGTAACGCAAATAATAATGATACAATAGAGATACAAGAAACTGAAGTTGTACCTGTAGAGACTACGAATTCTTTACAATCGGGGTTAACAAGCTTAATACCGATGGTTTTAATTTTTGCTGTTTTTTATTTCTTACTATTACGTCCGCAAGAAAAACGTCGTAAAGAAAGAGAGAAGTTAGTAAGCGAAGTTAAAAAGGGTGAAGAAGTTCTAACAAATAGCGGTATTTACGGGATCGTTACTAAAGTTAGCGAAAGTGAACCTAATATTGAAGTTGAGATAGCAAAAGATGTACGTATTAAAGTTTTAAAAAGTGCTATTGTTGATATAACTAGCCGTTCTAAAGATGTAGCAGTTAAAAAGGAAGACAGTAAAAATAATAAAAAAGATAAGAAGGTAAGCGGTGCAAAATCTTCCTAA
- a CDS encoding efflux RND transporter periplasmic adaptor subunit: MMPTKLIILFVLFFSLSTIASKKIEEKITGVKVTKAETAELYEVFNIVGRCQNNNSRDYYANAAGTVEKISAMQGQIVKKGDILLVIDRDVAETTKSKAEALLNTKQEEYNRKEALFAKKYVSSQEHKKSKSELEEAKFNYTIALKTYNDMIITAPFNGKIGVIKPMVGDEVKIGDYLFSITGADKSQSVIIELPESLSGKVFAGTKAIVNGKIHSEVFAISHYLSNNGTITAKIALPNNTNILHNSYVDVKLIINPHENLAVPEKSIQRNNQGNFVYKIDGDIAKQLYVKTGLRTNGLIEIISDNIKDSDIIVTEGMPQISDGAKVKILNE; the protein is encoded by the coding sequence ATTATGCCTACAAAACTTATCATCCTTTTTGTCCTATTTTTTTCGCTTTCTACTATTGCAAGTAAAAAAATAGAAGAAAAAATTACAGGAGTAAAAGTTACTAAAGCAGAAACAGCTGAGCTTTATGAAGTCTTCAATATTGTAGGACGATGCCAAAATAATAATAGCCGTGATTATTATGCTAATGCTGCTGGTACTGTTGAAAAAATTTCAGCTATGCAAGGACAAATAGTTAAAAAAGGTGATATATTACTAGTTATAGATAGAGATGTAGCGGAAACTACTAAATCAAAAGCCGAGGCTTTATTAAATACAAAGCAGGAAGAGTATAATAGAAAAGAGGCTTTATTTGCAAAGAAATATGTAAGTAGCCAAGAACATAAAAAATCGAAAAGCGAGCTTGAAGAGGCTAAATTTAATTATACAATAGCTCTTAAAACCTACAATGACATGATAATTACCGCTCCTTTTAATGGTAAAATAGGTGTGATAAAACCTATGGTTGGTGATGAAGTAAAAATAGGTGATTATCTTTTTAGTATTACAGGAGCTGATAAATCACAAAGTGTTATTATTGAATTACCAGAATCTTTAAGCGGCAAGGTCTTTGCCGGCACAAAAGCAATAGTTAATGGCAAAATCCATAGTGAGGTTTTTGCTATCTCACACTATTTATCAAATAATGGTACTATAACCGCTAAAATTGCCTTACCAAATAATACAAATATTTTACATAATAGCTATGTAGATGTTAAGTTGATAATCAACCCGCATGAAAATTTAGCTGTACCAGAAAAATCTATACAACGTAATAATCAAGGTAATTTTGTCTATAAAATAGATGGTGATATAGCAAAACAACTATATGTAAAAACTGGTTTACGAACCAATGGCTTAATCGAGATTATTTCCGATAACATCAAAGACAGCGATATAATCGTTACAGAGGGCATGCCTCAAATAAGCGATGGTGCAAAAGTAAAAATACTTAATGAGTAA
- a CDS encoding 2OG-Fe(II) oxygenase yields MNTKRFSQQQMKNFAEESIKKIINAAKEKEYFLSPFKHLVIDNFLSLELAKSCLDDFPNPKEKQWDIANDKDIEIKQRSTWKSEFDIPDGIVDTIRLFNSSDMLYALAELFEIPKLIPDPYFTGGGLNITMPGGLLDVHVDGNYHDATGLNRRMNVILYLNPNWQKGWGGEFGIYDENGDKCVKRVEPLFNRLVAFDTHDKSYHGLPDPLNFPEGEYRKSIILKLHVMKLMIL; encoded by the coding sequence ATGAATACTAAAAGATTTTCACAGCAACAAATGAAAAATTTTGCAGAAGAAAGCATAAAAAAAATAATAAATGCAGCAAAAGAAAAAGAGTATTTTTTATCGCCTTTTAAACATTTAGTAATTGATAATTTCTTATCCTTAGAACTCGCTAAAAGCTGTTTAGACGATTTTCCGAATCCTAAAGAAAAGCAATGGGATATAGCGAATGATAAAGATATAGAAATTAAACAAAGATCAACTTGGAAATCTGAATTTGATATACCAGATGGCATTGTTGATACAATACGTTTATTTAATTCATCGGATATGCTTTATGCACTTGCAGAGCTTTTTGAAATTCCGAAACTTATTCCTGATCCTTATTTTACTGGTGGTGGGCTTAATATAACAATGCCTGGTGGTTTGTTAGATGTGCATGTTGATGGAAATTATCATGATGCAACAGGTCTTAATCGTCGTATGAATGTTATTTTATATTTAAATCCTAACTGGCAAAAAGGGTGGGGTGGAGAATTTGGTATATATGATGAAAATGGTGATAAATGTGTAAAAAGAGTAGAGCCGCTTTTTAATCGTTTAGTTGCCTTTGATACTCATGATAAAAGTTATCATGGTCTTCCTGATCCATTAAATTTTCCTGAAGGTGAATATCGTAAATCTATTATACTAAAGCTCCACGTGATGAAGCTAATGATATTATAA